One Skermanella sp. TT6 genomic window, TCTTGACGCCGAGCGACTTGAAGATGGCGGTAACGTGGATCTTCACCGTCCCTTCGGACAATCCCAGCTCATAGGCGATCTGCTTGTTGGACTTGCCTTCGCGCAGGCAGTTCAACACCTCCCATTGGCGCTGGGTCAACTGGTGATGGTTGGAGCCCCGGTCGCCGCCATGCTCCGTCTCGACCTTGATAGGAGTCGCCTTGGCCGCGACGTCAGCATGGATCGCCGAAGGGGGAAGATAGATTCCGCCGGAGAACACGAGGTTCAGGGCACTGAGCATGATCTTGACGCTCGACGACTTCGGGATGAAGCCGGCGGCACCGGCATCCAGCGAACTGCGGACGTCGGCCTGGTTCTCCGACGCCGACACCACGACGACCGGGGTGTCCGAAGCCTCGGTGCAGACCTGCTCCAATCCGGAGAAGCCCGGCCATCCGGGCATCTGGAGATCGATCAGGATCAGATCGAACGTATCACCGCCGTTCTGGACGAGTTCCAGTACTTCATCGAACGTGCTGGCGTCGGTGAAGGTCGCATCGGCACTCAGTTGTTCCAGCAGACGACGCAATCCTTCCCTGAACAGCAAATGGTCGTCGCCAATCAATATTTTCATCGCTGCACCTCAAAGACGGCCAACCGCCATACGACAGAAACGTTTACAAAGGGATTTTGGCACAAGAAGTGCCCGCCGATTTCAGCTCACCGAACATTTCTCCCGACCAAAACGACCTGCCAACATGAGCTTCGGATGGCCCCCCGGCTTGACCGCGCCTCGACCTTTCCCAGTGCCGATCCAGGCTCGACGGATCCCTTGCCCTCGTCGGTCCGGGAAATCGACTTGCCGCCCACTCGCCCCGAAGCGCCCGGGAACATTCAGTTTCCTATTGTTAGACGATATAGCACGACGACAGCGCAAATAGGCACAGCAATCGATACCCGAATCCCCCTTTCGGAGTACCGTGACGAAAGTGCACACCCGTAAGAGGTTCAGGCGTCCCGACGTCGCGGATCCGCGAAGCTCGTCCGAAGGCACCGGCCGATATGGCTGGCAGGAAGCGCCTACTCCAAAACGGCCCATCCAAGCAAGACTGCACTTTATCGGGTGTATTGGGGTTATACCGTCTGTATCCGGGCAAGCCTAGTTTATTTCGGGCCATCGGATCGCCACAATGCTTAGATAGTTATGCGGCTTCGCCCCAATAATGCCCCAATTTCAGCTTTTCGGCGTTTGCCGGTCGCATGGCCGAACGTGAACGTAACGTAGCAACGGAATGGAAGGTCAGATATCGCCCCTGTCGTGACCAGCGCGGATACAATCGAAGGAGATAACCAAATCTGCAACTCACAACCTAACTTGGCCAGAAGCACGCACTTTTGCGCCAGTCCCAACCGGATGGGTTGCCACGATAAGCAGGAATATAACCTCATTGCCATATTTCCGCAGCGCAATGCCTGCGATATTGTAAATTAACCAAAGGAA contains:
- a CDS encoding LuxR C-terminal-related transcriptional regulator, encoding MKILIGDDHLLFREGLRRLLEQLSADATFTDASTFDEVLELVQNGGDTFDLILIDLQMPGWPGFSGLEQVCTEASDTPVVVVSASENQADVRSSLDAGAAGFIPKSSSVKIMLSALNLVFSGGIYLPPSAIHADVAAKATPIKVETEHGGDRGSNHHQLTQRQWEVLNCLREGKSNKQIAYELGLSEGTVKIHVTAIFKSLGVKNRTQAVIVASELQR